One window of the Cherax quadricarinatus isolate ZL_2023a chromosome 1, ASM3850222v1, whole genome shotgun sequence genome contains the following:
- the LOC138852824 gene encoding uncharacterized protein, with translation MVTVSDNEYAIPVHNSFEALSSLENDNPADDVASHVSDVEEFGDEVEDAFSDDNSTSCLHMSSNATIGPLVQASVHNAPVHVFMDSGAQVNIIRSSLFKEKRLRRILLVEPTTVTFLGGVAGSLLRVRGQTSLTFTIQGRDFTAVFLVVDQIAFPGDLLLGFASMRDLRIVLDPYRWHAQIDDLIVPFWGYQLGSEICHTAAEYDVRIKSLQANAISSSVPKRSGTGNSVTPISVPPIPSDLQDSVPLPQVSEDTQTALSAQPIPAMTASSSSSFSTGDALSENDYLELVMPSLVDVTCRLQKDVSVAASALTRVSVVVPNVPDGDTVLVDSDSCKVKGLFVEPSLHIVRDSKIHLLLANTLGHSVRLRANTNLVDLVHYPYPVQVQDDVSPDQWVGAISTGETSSTSPDQSVSPVEEKDLAPTDFPDELSSVPDSPSVPDSPSVPDSPSVLDSPSVPDSPSVPDSPSVPDSPSVPDSPSVPDSPSVPDSPSILDSPSVLDSPSVPDSPSVPDSPRKEKQMLINMMEDESEGRFLGGGSAPPTARSQTRPSGASRPDQ, from the exons atggtgacggtaagtgataatgagtatgccatccccgttcacaattcctttgaagccttaagcagtctcgagaatgacaatcctgctgatgatgtggcttcacacgtctctgacgtagaggaatttggggatgaagtagaagatGCTTTCTCCGATGATAACTCAACTTCCTGTTTGCATATGAGTTCTAATGCaacgattggtccattagtacaagcttctgtccataatgcgcccgttcatgtgttcatggactctggtgcgcaagttaatatcattaggtctagcttgtttaaagagaagcggttacgacgtatcctcctcgttgaaccaactactgtaaccttccttggtggagtagctggttctcttctgcgagtccgaggtcagacttcactcacctttactatccaaggcagagactttactgctgtttttcttgttgtcgaccagattgctttccctggtgaccttcttctgggatttgcttccatgcgagacttacgcattgtgctcgacccgtaccgatggcatgcccaaatagatgacttaatcgttccattctggggttaccagcttggatcagaaatctgtcatactgctgcagagtatgatgtacgcattaagtccttacaagccaatgcaatttccagtagcgtacccaagcggtcaggcactggtaattctgtcactcccattagtgttccacctataccttcagacttgcaggatagtgttccgttgcctcaagtgtccgaggacactcagactgccttgagtgcacagcctatccctgcaatgactgctagttcgagtagtagtttctccacaggggatgccttgtcagaaaacgattacttggaactagtaatgccatctcttgttgatgtcacatgccgtttgcagaaagacgtctctgttgcggctagtgctctcactagagtgtctgttgttgttcctaatgttccagatggtgatactgtcctagttgacagtgattcctgcaaggtcaaaggtttatttgttgaaccttccttacacattgtaagagacagtaagatccatttactccttgctaacactttgggtcacagtgttcgtctcagagcaaataccaacctcgttgacctagttcactatccttaccctgttcaagtacaggatgacgtgtcacctgaccagtgggtcggtgctatttctaccggggagacctcatccacttctccggatcaatctgtttcaccagttgaggagaaagacttagctcctactgacttcccagacgaa TTGTCCAGCGTCCCAGACTCTCCCAGCGTCCCAGACTCTCCCAGCGTCCCAGACTCTCCCAGCGTCTTAGACTCTCCCAGCGTCCCAGACTCTCCCAGCGTCCCAGACTCTCCCAGCGTCCCAGACTCTCCCAGCGTCCCAGACTCTCCCAGCGTCCCAGACTCTCCCAGCGTCCCAGACTCTCCCAGCATCTTAGACTCTCCCAGCGTCTTAGACTCTCCCAGCGTCCCAGACTCTCCCAGCGTCCCAGACTCTCCCAGGAAGGAAAAACAAATGTTGATTAATATGATGGAAGATGAATCTGAAGGACGTTTCCTCGggggggggtcagcgccccccacggcccggtcccagaccaggccttctggagCCTCAAGGCCTGATCAATAA